ACGAATGGATAGGGACGCCTTTCTCACTGACTTTCGGAGCATTGACTCAGCTAAGTACAACCTGCAGACCAGCATCGAGGCGATGATTGACATATGTAACCATATCATCTCGCGCAAGAGGCTCAGGGTTCCAGCGACGAACGTAGAGTCTTTCGAGGTTGTCAGTGAGATTGGGCTGCTGCCGGCAGACGCTTTGCCGGTGTACAGATCGATGGCTCGATTCCGGAATCGCATCGTGCACATGTACGATGAAGTGGATGATAGCCAGATTCATGAGATACTCCAAAATCGACTAGGTGATATCAGGGCCTTCGTACAGTCCATTGTCAAC
This is a stretch of genomic DNA from Clostridia bacterium. It encodes these proteins:
- a CDS encoding DUF86 domain-containing protein is translated as MVDESRILHKLQAITDSLSKLEELARMDRDAFLTDFRSIDSAKYNLQTSIEAMIDICNHIISRKRLRVPATNVESFEVVSEIGLLPADALPVYRSMARFRNRIVHMYDEVDDSQIHEILQNRLGDIRAFVQSIVNNCWS